TACTCCACGTTCGCTCCCTCTTTTGGCTTGACGTTTCGCCTTTGTGTATAGTCTACATTGTAACTGCCGGGATGTTTGGCACTGAAACTCGCACACAGTTTCGCCGCTTGCTCCAGCACTTCCATAGGTATGTTTTGTTTGTTTGTCGAAATAATCACATGGGCGGATGGCATATCTTTGAGATGCAACCAAACATCACTCGCTTTTGCTTTTTTCAAAAGCTCTATATTGCCTTTTCTGTTTTTGCCTATATAGACATCATAGCCAGCAATATTGAACCTTTCGTAGTTTTTATCCTTTTTGGACTCTTTTTTGGCACTTTTGCTAAAAAGCAGTTCTATATCTTCCACTTTTTTGGCATTTCTCACAAGATTGGCTTTCTTTTCCAAAAAGTCCAGTTTTTCTTGGATATTTTCTCTTTGGATGTGGATATTTTGCGCTTTTTGACGAAGCTTCTTTGCACGCTTGAAAAAGAGATCGCTCATCATCGCAGCACTTTTTGCCTCTTGGGGCAGTTCAAAGCGTATGGCATTGCCTTCAAAATCGGCTCCTTCATATACCCTTTGGTATGGTTTGATTGTATGGAGATTTGCCAGCACGATCTGCCCTTTTTTCTCCTCCTCGTTTGCTTCATGCAAAAGTGTACTTTCTTGATCAAGATTTTGTAGAAGCTGTTGGAGTTTCTCTTTTTGCTTTTGAAGCTGCAAGAGTTTTGATGTTTTTGCAATCTGCAGACGCTTTGCGAGATCTTCTTTATACATACCCAATAAATAGTTTTTTATATTTTCAATATGCAGTTCACTTCTATCAAGTTTATTGGGTGGAGTCAAAGGAAAAAGAGGACGACCAGGTTTGATATCTCTATGGAAATCGTGATGGAGTGCTTCAAGGACATTCCCCTTTTCATCCAACATGATGGCATTTGCATGGCGCCCGGTGAATTCAAGCTGCAAAATAGCTGACTCTTCTTTGTAGGAGCCCTTTTTCCTGCAGTGAATACGAACGATTTTATCATTCTCGTCAAGTTCTATTCTTTCAATGAGACTTTTTTTGCACTTTTTCGCAAGCATCTTGTCAAAAGGGGCGTTGTAAAACCTGGTTTTAACAAAATCGTCTCGCATATAGATGAGATTTTTACTGCGATTCAGATCAAAAAAGATCTCCTCTTTGTCAAAAACAGCCCGCAAAACATTATCATCCACTCTGGCAATATCATTGAGATGTCGAAACTGTTCAAGATACTTTACGATCTCCCGTAACTCTTTATACTTCATCCCTACCTCAATCTTTTTTGATAAAATAGCAAAAACTCTTTTAAAGGCGCATAATGGGTCAGACAATTACGGAAAAGATATTTAGCGAACATGTGGGTCGCGAAGTCAAGGCAGGAGAGATAGTTGAATGTGAACTTGATATGATCATCGGCAACGACATCACCACACCGATCTCCATCAAAGCGTTTCGAGACAGTGGTGCTAAAAAACTGGCAAAACCGGACAATTTTGCCATCGTTTTGGACCATTTTATTCCGGCAAAAGATATCGCCAGTGCCAATCAGGCAAAAATCAGCCGAGAGTTTGCCTATGAGCACAATCTCAAACACTTTTTCGATGAAAAGGATATGGGAATCGAACACGCCCTTTTGCCCGAAAAAGGGCTCGTGGTTCCAGGTGATGTGATTATCGGCGCGGATTCACACACTTGTACCCATGGAGCTCTTGGAGCCTTTGCTACCGGGATGGGGAGTACGGACCTGGCATACGGGATGATCACCGGCAAAAACTGGTTTAAGGTGCCGCCTTCTATCAAAGTCATCTACACTGGCAAACTTGGCGAACATGTATATGGAAAAGATCTTATCTTGGAGCTTATCAGAAGAATCGGCGTTGATGGAGCGCTCTACAAAGCCCTTGAGTTTACCGGTGACACCATAGAAAACCTCGATATGGACGGACGGTTCAGTCTTTGCAACATGGCTATCGAAGCGGGAGCAAAAAACGGAATCATCGCCGTTGATGAAGTAACAAAAGCCTTCTTGGCCGATAAGCCACTCGCACGTGAACCAAAAATCCATTATAGCGACGAGGATGCTGAGTATGAGCAAGTAATCGAAATCGATGTGAACAATCTTGAGCCGGTCATTGCATTTCCGCACCTTCCAAGCAACGGCCGTCCTATCAGTGAAGCGGCAAAGATGGATCTCAAAGTGGATCAAGTCTTTATCGGAAGCTGTACCAATGGACGCCTCAGTGATATTGCAATAGCGGCTGAGATTCTAAAGGGGCGAAAAGTTGCACGCCATACACGAATGATCGTCACTCCTGCAACGCAAAAGATCCTCAAAGAGGCAGAAAAGCGAGGCTATATCGATATTCTCATCGATGCAGGTGCAGTCGTATCCAATCCTACATGCGGAGCATGTCTAGGCGGATATATGGGAATTTTGGCTGACAATGAGCGATGCGTAAGTACGACAAACAGAAACTTTGTGGGCCGAATGGGAGCTAGAACGAGTGAAATTTACTTAGCGAACTCGGCAGTTGCAGCTGCAAGTGCCGTGGCTGGCAAGATCGCAGATCCTAGAGAACTGTGATCCTCTTTGATCTCACAACCTTGGGCGAGCTGACAACCGGCTCGCTGATAAAACGCCAAAACCGCTTTTTAGCGACTGCTTTTGTTGATAATCAAGTCAAAAAAGTCCATATCGCCGATACTGGAAGGCTTGAAGAGATCCTCACACCAAACAGGGCACTCCTTCTTTTAAAAAATCGCCCGGGTCTCAAAACCGACTACACCTTGATAGCTGCCAAAATGGAAGAGGGATGGGTTTTGATCAATACAAAACTTCACCGACCAATCGCACAAAAAGCGATTAAGCAGGGTGTTTTGGGATTTATTCCAAAAACACTCCAAGCAGAAGTACTTTTTGAAAACAGCAGGCTCGATTTCAAAGCAGACGATGCGTTTATCGAACTCAAAGGATGCAGCCTCGTCCAAGACAACCTTTGTCTCTTCCCCAATGCTCCAACGTCAAGAGGCGTCAAGCATATACGCGATCTCATCAAAGCAAAAGAAAAAGGTTTCAACGCCTATATCCTCATCATGGCCGTGAGAAAATGTGCATGCTTTAAACCGCATCCGACACGGGATCTAGAATTTCAAACAATATTTTTTAAAGCGCTCCAAAAAGGTGTTCGTTTCAAAGGCTTTTTTATACGAATCGATTCATCTTTACATGTTGTTTTTGATGGACCTTTGACACTGTGTCATGATAAGATATAATTGAGACAAAATGGATGGGTACAATGAAAAAAATCCTTTTTGCACTCTTTATCACTGCTTCATTGTTTGTAGGAGTTTTTTTTCTTTGGCAACATAATAAAGATCGAAACAAGCTCTTTCATACCGTCAAAGTAACGGTTGCAAAAGGGGATGTAGTCCAAAGCGTCGAAGCCACAGGGGTCATCAAACCTTCAGTGGGAGCGGAAGTTAAAATTGGAGCACGAGTGACTGGAATGGTCACAGATGAACCGATCAAAGTGGGTGATTTTGTCAAAAAAGGAACTACAATAGCCAAGATCGATGATCAAGAGCTCCAAAAAGCTCTTACGATTGCCAAAGAGGAGCTTCAAAAAATACTCGATACCTATCCAAAAGAGATAGAACGTCTCCAAAAAGAGGTCAAAAAAGCAAAACTCTCTGTCAAAAATGCAAAGCTTGTACTTGAAGCTGCCAAAGCAGATGCCAAAACGGCCAACTGGCTATGCGAAAACAAAAAACAACTTCGAAAAAGAAAAAGTATAAGCGAAAAAGAGTACAAGACCGTATGTACTGAAGCATACAGAAAACAAAAAAACTATGAAGAGGCTCTCAATGCCCTGCAACAAGCCAAACTCAACGCCCAAGCAGCACAACTGGCCCTGGAAAAGATGCAAAAAAGCTTCATCCACGATTCGGCAATTGCCAAAGCAAAAATGGAGCAAGCGAAAATCCGCCTCAGCTACGCTACAATCAAAGCCCCTTTTGACGGAATCATCACCTATATTTCTACACAAAAAGGCGAAACGGTAGTCGCAGGACTCAATGCTCCGCAGTTTGCGAAGATTCTTGATCCAAATCGATTGGAAAATCGTATCTATATCGACGAAACTGTCATAGCAAAAATAAAAAAAGGTATGCATGTCCTCTTTCACGTGGATAGTTTTGGGAAAAAAGATTTTCAAGGAAAGATCGATCAAATCTATCCTCAACCAGAGATTCAAAACGGGGTTGTCTACTATGTAGGCGTTGTCAAATCATTTAACGATGCTGCGTTGCTGCGGCCAGAAATGACAACACACAACAAAATCATCGTACAAATCATCAAAAATGTTCTTCGCCTCCCAAATCAAGCAGTCAAATTCAAAAATGGACACTTTTTCGTCTATCTCAAAAGGGGTAGCAAAGTGGTAGAACAGAGAGTACAACCCGGGATTTCCGATGAACACTATACACAAATCCTTTCCGGTCTCAAAGAAGGCGATATCGTTTTGATGGAGTCAAAGAGTGCTCATTGAGTGTAAACATATCACAAAAAAGTATCGTACTGGTGATATCGAAACGACTGTTTTAAAGGATGTAAGTTTCTGTGTCGAACAAGGCGAGTTCGTAGCCATCATGGGAAGCAGCGGAAGTGGAAAATCAACACTGCTCTATATCTTGGGATGCCTGGATAAGCCTTCTATGGGAGAGTATCGTATCAATGGAAACAATGTAGCCAACTTGAGCGACGATGAGCTTTCACATCTTCGAAACAGCATGTTTGGATTTATTTTTCAAGCTTTTTATCTCATTCCGTATCTCACTATCCTCGATAACGTTCTTGTACCAACGCTCTATGCCAAAACCTCTAAGTCGAAAGAGGATGCAAAAGCGCTCCTTGAAAAACTGCAACTCTTTGATAGGATAGATTTCTATCCAGATCAACTCTCAGGAGGCCAAAAGCAGCGGGTCGCCATCGCAAGAGCACTCATCAATGAACCCCAAATCATCCTCGCTGATGAGCCAACGGGGCAACTCGACACCAAAAATGCCAAAATAGTCATGGAGATTCTTAAAAACCTCAATGAAGAGGGACGCACAGTTATAGTAGTCACCCATGATGAAAACATGGCCAAATACGCTCAACGAGTGATTCGGATACAAGATGGTCAGATTCTATCTACGTGATCTTTTCGCATTTCTTTTTTTCTATAAAGGGCGCACGCTTTTTGCACTGCTTGGAATTGTTCTTGGCATTGCTTCTCTCGTTTTCATAGTAGCAGCCATCGAAGGCAGCCAACTCAAAGCAAAAAAGATTATCGACATGCTTGGAAGCGACACCATTTTGATACGCTCAAGCTTTGGAAGTCGCGTCTCTTTTCGACACATTCCCATGAAACTGGACATTCATCAATACAATCTCATCAAAAAAATAGATGGAATCAAAAGTCTTGACTACTTCTACGTCAAGAAAGTGAACGTAAAACGAAAGAACTTCGGAAAAAAACTGCTTGTCGAAGGTTTTACACTGGGTACGCTTGAACATTTTGGATATAGGCCCAAATGGGGACGGTTTTTCTTGCCAAAAGATTTTCAAAATTTTTCCAAAGTGGTGGTTGTCGGACAAGATATAGTCCAGGAGTTTTTTCAAGGAAAAAATCCTTTGGGAAAAACACTCTTCATCGGCAAAGAACCCTTTCGGGTTATCGGCGTCTATCAAAAAAGAGGGAAAAGTCCCAGAGGCAACAGCATGGATGAACGTATTATGATGCCTGTCTCTACATATAGAAAATTTATCCAGCATGAATATCAAAAAATATTTGCGATGGTGGCAAAAGTCTCCCGTGATGCCGACTATAAAAGAGTTTTGAACGATATTGAGACAATTTTAAACAAAACGCTCAAACCCGATGACTATTTTCTCATCACACCCCAAAAAATCATGAAGTTTCTCTCGATGCTCAGTACATCTTTGACGCTCTTTTTGGGTATAGCATCTTTTACGGCACTTTTCGTAAGCGGTTTTGTCCTTTCCAATATCTTTCTTATCAACAACAAAACACGAGCGTGGGAGCTCGGCTTGCGACGAGCAATCGGCGCAACCAAAAAAGATATTTTCTTTCGTATCATTTTTGAAGCTTCTGTAATTGCGCTGATGGGAGCGCTCCTAGGAACGCTCTTTGGATTTTTGAGTGTGCATTATATCTTGCCCCTACTAAAAATTCCTGTCCTCTATCCCATAAAAGCATTCTTCATAGCTACTATTTTTTCTATTGTCACCGCGTTTTTAGCCGCTTCATCTCCAGCTAAAGAGGCTGCATCGCTTAACCCGATAGAAGCATTGAGGCAACGCATATGAAGTGGCTTTACATAGAAGAACTGTACGCCTATCTTGCAAGGAATAAAAAAAGAACCGCTATTGCCATTGCAGGCATTGCACTTGGAGTACTGACATTGGTTCTCATGAGCGGTATCAGCGGAGCGATGCGACAAAAAACACTGCAAGAACTTGGGACATTTGGAAGCCGAATCATTGTCATTACGCCAGGTAATTTGATCGTTTTTGGCCATAAAAGTGCTATGCTGGGCAATGTACAAACACTCACAACAAGTGATGCTGTTGCGATCCGAGACAAGATTGACGGTGTAGAAGGCATTGCTTTGATGAAGAATGCGACATTGCCCGTCAGTACCAAAAAGCGCGTGGAACCAAGAGAGATCATGGGCGTCGATAGTGCTTTTTTTTCTCTTTTGGATTTTACATTTTTATGCGGAAGAACTTTTACAGATTTTCAAAAAGTAGCGGTAATAGGATCACAAACAACGAAAGATTTTTTCGACATCTCCTGCCCTCTTGGCCAACATATTTTTATAGCGAATATCCCTTTTTCTATTCGAGGGGTCTTGGCAGCTCGTGGCAATATCGGAATGGAAGATTATGATAGTACTATCTTTGTTCCAATAACCGTGATGCAAAGACTCCTTACAAAAAGCAACTGGCTCGATGCTATTTTTGTGCTCTCGAAAAGCAGTGATCAAAACAGATTTCTCATCAAGCAGATCAGCGATCTTTTACAAAAAAGACACGGCAAAAAAGATTTTAGCGTTATGGAATACGAAGTAGCCAGTGCAACTTCTTCAAAAATGGAACATCTTTTTTCCGTTCTCAGCATCATTGTTGCAACGATCGCCTATAGTGTAGGTATCCTTGGTATCATTGCCATAATGGCTCTTTCAGTCTATGAAAGGGTAATAGAGATAGCCATTAAGCGGGTTGTTGGTGCCAGGAAAACAGATATTTTTGGACAATTTCTACTAGAGTCAACGATACTCAGTATGGCAGGAGCGGTACTGGGCGCAGGAGTTGCTCTGATTCTTCTTTTTCTTATCGAATATATCGCCCATTGGCCATGGTTTATTCCTATTCAAACGTTGATTATAGCAACGATGCTCTCTATGATCATTGGTATCATTGCCAGCCTCTATCCGGCCTTCAAAGCCATCTCACTGGAGCCTCTAAAAATACTCAAGCTCTATGAAGAGGGCTAAGGCATAAAGCTCTGCATCTCTCATTAAAAAGATAGAATGTTTGGTATGAAACCAACTAATCTCGTCCAAATATTGACTTCGCAGAAGAATCGCTTTATAATTTCCATAAAAATTTCGGGGTGTGGCGCAGCCTGGTTAGCGTGCTACCTTGGGGTGGTAGAGGTCGCGGGTTCAAATCCCGCCACTCCGACCATTGATGACTTTCCAATAATCCCTATAAATTCGAATTTTATAAACCTTTTTAAGGAAATGAACAAATCACATTTGCTACCCTATTGCTACCCATTATTGCAATTTCATGGTTATGCTCACATATAAAAGCAGTGTTATAATACTTATATAGCATCTGTATTAACAGTTTCACCACTTTGTTGTATTCACATATCCATTCCAAATTATTCTTTTCGTTTTGTCCAATTATAGCACCATCAAGACAGAGTGATTTGATTGCATATAAGTTTTTTTTTAATTTCTAAATGTATAATAAAAAAATATCAATATTTTTAACTTTCATAAGTGGAATAATGTCATTAAAAGAACTTAATTTTAGATCCTCCTATAATACCTCTGAATCAGATATCATAAAAGATTTTTTCACTCCTGCATTTGAAAATTCCACTAGATACAAAAGGGGTGTTGGATATTTTACTTCTGGATGGCTATCTCAAAACGCAAAAGGTTTGGCAAAATTTATTGAAAATGGCGGAAAAGCACAATATATAACAAGTCCAATATTAGACAAAAATGATTTAGAAGCCCTACAAGGAAAATTTGACCCATCTCTATTGGATAAAAAAATATTAAAAAATATAAGTGTTTTAGAAAAAGAATTAGAAGAAAATACGAAGAATCTCCTTGGATGGTTAGTTTATGATGGCCTATTAGAGTTTAGATTTGCTATACCTAGGTATAATTTAGAAGGCGGTGATTTTCATGATAAATTTGGCGTATTTATCGATGAAGAAAATAATATGGTCGCATTTATAGGCTCCATAAATGAAACTATGAAAGGGTTTTTAAATTATGAATCCATAACAGTTTTTTGTTTATGGAAAGATGATACTAGTAAAAATTTTTGTATAGAAACTTACAAGAGATTTCAAAATCTTTGGGAAAATAAAGACCCTAATATTATGGTTTATGAAATAAATGATATTATAAAAAACAAACTATTTGAATTGAAGTCTTATTCTAGACCATACAAAAAACCTTCCCAAAACTTAATGATAGCTAATTACTTGCCTTCTATACCACCTGATTTCGAAATAAGAACATATCAAAAAGAAGCTATTAAAGCTTGGCTGAAAAATAATGGTAGAGGCATTCTATCAATGGCCACAGGGTCAGGGAAAACCAAAACAGCTTTATATACAATTGTGAAATTATTAGAAGAAATAAAAAGTTTACCAGTACTAATTGTTGTACCATATAAACATTTATTGGAACAATGGTATATTGAAGCAAAAGAATTCAATATTGAATTGATTAGATGTAATTCTGATTATCCAAATTGGCAAAAAGAGTTATCCACAAAAATTACTAATAACTTATTAAATAAAAAACCAGTTTTTGCAATCACAACTAATAATACATATAAAAGCAAGAAATTTCAAAGCCTCATTAATAGATTAAATAATCTATTTCTTATTGTTGATGAAGTCCATAATTTTGGAAGTAAAGAAATAAAAGAAAACTATCTCGATAATGCAAAATTTAGATTAGGATTATCAGCAACGCCCCAGCGACACTTTGATGAAGAAGGTACAAAAGCATTATTAAATTATTTTGGCAAAATAGTTTATGAATTTACATTAAAAGAAGCAATAGATAATGGTTATTTAACTGAATATTATTATCATCCTATTTTTGTTTATTTAACTGAAGAAGAAGAAAAAGAATATATAGCCCTTTCTGAAAAAATATCTCAATTTCGTCCCATCAATGAAGACAATGAAGAAAATATTCCTGGTTTTTTAAAAATGTTACTTATCAAACGAGCAAAAATCATTGAATCTGCACAAAATAAAATACACAAATTAAAAGAAATATTAACAAAAAATAATTTAATTAATTCCAAAAAAAATCTTTTTTATGTATCATCAGAAATTGAATACAAAAATGATAAAAAAATTCGTAATATTGATAAATATACAAACCTTTTAAGAAGTCTAGGCATGAATGTTGAACCATTTACCGCATTAGAAGATAAATGGCAAAGAAATAATCTAATAATGAAACTAGAAAATGATTTAATTGATGGCCTAGTGGCTATAAAATGTCTTGATGAGGGTGTTGATATACCTAGTGTGAGGAGAGCTTTTATTTTATCAAGTAGCTCTAATCCAAAAGAGTTTATACAACGAAGAGGCCGTATTTTAAGAAAAAGTCCTGGCAAAAAATATGCACATATTTATGATTTTTTGGTTATACCTCGAGGAGCAGATATTGAAAATTTTGAATATGAGAGAAAATATTTAGAAAGAGAGTTGAGAAGATTTCAAGAATTTGCCAAATTAGCCAAAAATTCTTTAGAAGCAGAATCTCAAATATTTGAAATTAAAAAGCAATACAATTTATTACATATATAAAGGATATCAAATGAATGAAAATAAAGAAAAAAATAAAGAATTACTAAAAGAAATTAAACGAGAAATTTTAAAAATGGAAAAAGAAAATTTATATATTCATAAATCTGGATTAAAAGAAAAAATTATTAGACTTATTAAGGCAAGGACAAAATAATGTTTTTGAAAACATTGGTTTTAGAAGATTTTAGACAATTTAAAGATAGACAAATTTTAAATTTAACAACAACAAATGAAAAGAATATAGTTTTAATTCATGGTGAAAATGGAGCGGGAAAAACTACGTTGCTCGAAGCTTTTTCCTGGTGTTTATATGGAGACTTGGCTCTTACGAATCCAAATAATATTTTAAATGAATATGTCTTTTTTAATATGGGTGAAAAAGAATCAAAAATTGCTAGAGTCTCACTATTATTTTCTGATAAAAAAAGAGAATATATTGTTTCAAGAAGCGTAAAAGTAACAAATATAGATAATAAACAATATTGGACAAAAAATGATATAACACTAGAAATGACTGTAAATGGACAAAAAATTAGTAATCCTCAAGATACAATAAAAAAAATCTTAAGTAAGGAACTACGAAAATATTTCTTTTTTGATGGAGAAAGAATTGATAGACTTGCAAGACCAGAAAGCAAAAAAGATATCCAGCAAGGTATCAAATATATTATGGGTCTAGAAGTTTATTCTAATGCTATTAGACATCTAAAAGAAGTAAAAAAAGAGTTAAATAAAGAATTAACAACTATTATGGAAAAAGAATCTCCTGCCGAAATTTCACCAGTCCAAAAAAAAGAAGAAATTTTAGAACAAATAGATCAACTAAAAACTGCTATAAAAAATCATCAGGAATTTGAAGTTCAAAAAGAAGAAGAAAAAAAATTAATAAGCCAAGAGCTTGAAAAACATAAAGAAATAGAAAATATAGAAAGAGAAAGACAGAGAATTGAAACTGATCTTGAACAAGCAAATGAACAAATTCAAAAAATCGAAAAAAAAGAAAAATCTTTTATCAGCAAAAATGCATATCTAGCTATATCCAATAATTTATTAGAGAAAATAAAAAAATATCTAGATAAAAAAAGAGAGAAAGGAGAGCTTCCTTCTGGAATTAGAGAACAATTCATCCATGACTTGCTTGAAAAAGGTGAATGTATATGCGGTACAAAGTTAGAAGTTGGCGATTTTCATTATGAGCATTTAAAAAAACTTCTCGAAAATACTATCAAAAAAAACATAGAAGATAATTTTATAAATATAAGCGGTATCTTGGAAAATGTTATTGGTTATACAGATGAATTTAAAAAATTATTGGAAGAGTTGCATCAAGAAAAAAATGAATTAATAAAACAAAGAGATTCTTTGGAACAACAATATTTAGAAATCAAAGACAAACTCAAAAATAGTGATAATATAAATATAAAAGAATTAGGTAAAAGATTAGAATATGTAGAAAATAAAATAAAAGAGATAATGGAAACTCTTGGTGAAAAGAAAGAAAAACTGAATAGGTTATATAAAGAGTTGCAAGAAGTAGAAAATGAAATACAAAAACATCAAACATTAAATGAAAAAATTGCATTAGCAGAAGAAAGAGTGGAAATTGCTCAAAATATTTTAGATGAATTGGAATATGAATATGAGTTTTTAACTAGAGAAGTAAAAAATAAACTTTCTGAAAAAGTTGGTGAAGTATTTAATTCAATAATCCGGGGCGATTATAGTGCAGAAATCAATCATAATTTTGAACTAAAGGTATATAAAAATATTGATGGAAACAAAATACCTGTAGGAACATCAACAGGAGAAAATCAAATCGCAAGCCTTTCATTTATTGGTTCTTTAGTCTATATAGCAAAAAAATGGGATGAAGAAAATCAAGGTGATATTTTTACTGGTGCTGGTGTTTACCCTATAGTTAT
The Nitratiruptor sp. SB155-2 genome window above contains:
- the leuC gene encoding 3-isopropylmalate dehydratase large subunit yields the protein MGQTITEKIFSEHVGREVKAGEIVECELDMIIGNDITTPISIKAFRDSGAKKLAKPDNFAIVLDHFIPAKDIASANQAKISREFAYEHNLKHFFDEKDMGIEHALLPEKGLVVPGDVIIGADSHTCTHGALGAFATGMGSTDLAYGMITGKNWFKVPPSIKVIYTGKLGEHVYGKDLILELIRRIGVDGALYKALEFTGDTIENLDMDGRFSLCNMAIEAGAKNGIIAVDEVTKAFLADKPLAREPKIHYSDEDAEYEQVIEIDVNNLEPVIAFPHLPSNGRPISEAAKMDLKVDQVFIGSCTNGRLSDIAIAAEILKGRKVARHTRMIVTPATQKILKEAEKRGYIDILIDAGAVVSNPTCGACLGGYMGILADNERCVSTTNRNFVGRMGARTSEIYLANSAVAAASAVAGKIADPREL
- a CDS encoding DNA phosphorothioation system restriction enzyme; this translates as MSLKELNFRSSYNTSESDIIKDFFTPAFENSTRYKRGVGYFTSGWLSQNAKGLAKFIENGGKAQYITSPILDKNDLEALQGKFDPSLLDKKILKNISVLEKELEENTKNLLGWLVYDGLLEFRFAIPRYNLEGGDFHDKFGVFIDEENNMVAFIGSINETMKGFLNYESITVFCLWKDDTSKNFCIETYKRFQNLWENKDPNIMVYEINDIIKNKLFELKSYSRPYKKPSQNLMIANYLPSIPPDFEIRTYQKEAIKAWLKNNGRGILSMATGSGKTKTALYTIVKLLEEIKSLPVLIVVPYKHLLEQWYIEAKEFNIELIRCNSDYPNWQKELSTKITNNLLNKKPVFAITTNNTYKSKKFQSLINRLNNLFLIVDEVHNFGSKEIKENYLDNAKFRLGLSATPQRHFDEEGTKALLNYFGKIVYEFTLKEAIDNGYLTEYYYHPIFVYLTEEEEKEYIALSEKISQFRPINEDNEENIPGFLKMLLIKRAKIIESAQNKIHKLKEILTKNNLINSKKNLFYVSSEIEYKNDKKIRNIDKYTNLLRSLGMNVEPFTALEDKWQRNNLIMKLENDLIDGLVAIKCLDEGVDIPSVRRAFILSSSSNPKEFIQRRGRILRKSPGKKYAHIYDFLVIPRGADIENFEYERKYLERELRRFQEFAKLAKNSLEAESQIFEIKKQYNLLHI
- a CDS encoding ABC transporter permease, with protein sequence MVRFYLRDLFAFLFFYKGRTLFALLGIVLGIASLVFIVAAIEGSQLKAKKIIDMLGSDTILIRSSFGSRVSFRHIPMKLDIHQYNLIKKIDGIKSLDYFYVKKVNVKRKNFGKKLLVEGFTLGTLEHFGYRPKWGRFFLPKDFQNFSKVVVVGQDIVQEFFQGKNPLGKTLFIGKEPFRVIGVYQKRGKSPRGNSMDERIMMPVSTYRKFIQHEYQKIFAMVAKVSRDADYKRVLNDIETILNKTLKPDDYFLITPQKIMKFLSMLSTSLTLFLGIASFTALFVSGFVLSNIFLINNKTRAWELGLRRAIGATKKDIFFRIIFEASVIALMGALLGTLFGFLSVHYILPLLKIPVLYPIKAFFIATIFSIVTAFLAASSPAKEAASLNPIEALRQRI
- a CDS encoding ABC transporter permease, which produces MKWLYIEELYAYLARNKKRTAIAIAGIALGVLTLVLMSGISGAMRQKTLQELGTFGSRIIVITPGNLIVFGHKSAMLGNVQTLTTSDAVAIRDKIDGVEGIALMKNATLPVSTKKRVEPREIMGVDSAFFSLLDFTFLCGRTFTDFQKVAVIGSQTTKDFFDISCPLGQHIFIANIPFSIRGVLAARGNIGMEDYDSTIFVPITVMQRLLTKSNWLDAIFVLSKSSDQNRFLIKQISDLLQKRHGKKDFSVMEYEVASATSSKMEHLFSVLSIIVATIAYSVGILGIIAIMALSVYERVIEIAIKRVVGARKTDIFGQFLLESTILSMAGAVLGAGVALILLFLIEYIAHWPWFIPIQTLIIATMLSMIIGIIASLYPAFKAISLEPLKILKLYEEG
- a CDS encoding NFACT RNA binding domain-containing protein, producing the protein MKYKELREIVKYLEQFRHLNDIARVDDNVLRAVFDKEEIFFDLNRSKNLIYMRDDFVKTRFYNAPFDKMLAKKCKKSLIERIELDENDKIVRIHCRKKGSYKEESAILQLEFTGRHANAIMLDEKGNVLEALHHDFHRDIKPGRPLFPLTPPNKLDRSELHIENIKNYLLGMYKEDLAKRLQIAKTSKLLQLQKQKEKLQQLLQNLDQESTLLHEANEEEKKGQIVLANLHTIKPYQRVYEGADFEGNAIRFELPQEAKSAAMMSDLFFKRAKKLRQKAQNIHIQRENIQEKLDFLEKKANLVRNAKKVEDIELLFSKSAKKESKKDKNYERFNIAGYDVYIGKNRKGNIELLKKAKASDVWLHLKDMPSAHVIISTNKQNIPMEVLEQAAKLCASFSAKHPGSYNVDYTQRRNVKPKEGANVEYVKYKTIRVTIE
- a CDS encoding ABC transporter ATP-binding protein, coding for MLIECKHITKKYRTGDIETTVLKDVSFCVEQGEFVAIMGSSGSGKSTLLYILGCLDKPSMGEYRINGNNVANLSDDELSHLRNSMFGFIFQAFYLIPYLTILDNVLVPTLYAKTSKSKEDAKALLEKLQLFDRIDFYPDQLSGGQKQRVAIARALINEPQIILADEPTGQLDTKNAKIVMEILKNLNEEGRTVIVVTHDENMAKYAQRVIRIQDGQILST
- a CDS encoding efflux RND transporter periplasmic adaptor subunit, translated to MKKILFALFITASLFVGVFFLWQHNKDRNKLFHTVKVTVAKGDVVQSVEATGVIKPSVGAEVKIGARVTGMVTDEPIKVGDFVKKGTTIAKIDDQELQKALTIAKEELQKILDTYPKEIERLQKEVKKAKLSVKNAKLVLEAAKADAKTANWLCENKKQLRKRKSISEKEYKTVCTEAYRKQKNYEEALNALQQAKLNAQAAQLALEKMQKSFIHDSAIAKAKMEQAKIRLSYATIKAPFDGIITYISTQKGETVVAGLNAPQFAKILDPNRLENRIYIDETVIAKIKKGMHVLFHVDSFGKKDFQGKIDQIYPQPEIQNGVVYYVGVVKSFNDAALLRPEMTTHNKIIVQIIKNVLRLPNQAVKFKNGHFFVYLKRGSKVVEQRVQPGISDEHYTQILSGLKEGDIVLMESKSAH
- the sfsA gene encoding DNA/RNA nuclease SfsA translates to MILFDLTTLGELTTGSLIKRQNRFLATAFVDNQVKKVHIADTGRLEEILTPNRALLLLKNRPGLKTDYTLIAAKMEEGWVLINTKLHRPIAQKAIKQGVLGFIPKTLQAEVLFENSRLDFKADDAFIELKGCSLVQDNLCLFPNAPTSRGVKHIRDLIKAKEKGFNAYILIMAVRKCACFKPHPTRDLEFQTIFFKALQKGVRFKGFFIRIDSSLHVVFDGPLTLCHDKI